One Pyxicephalus adspersus chromosome 3, UCB_Pads_2.0, whole genome shotgun sequence genomic window carries:
- the NPY5R gene encoding neuropeptide Y receptor type 5 isoform X2: protein MDLDLKDFINRTVTKEENSTLDIATTNFPAWEDYNSSVDDIRYFLIGLYTFVSLLGFMGNLLILLAIFKKRKQKTIINYLIGNLAFSDILVVLFCSPFTLTCVLLDQWIFGEVMCHVVPFLQCVSVLISTLMLMSIALVRYHMIKHPLSTNLTANHGYFLIATVWTLGFTICSPLPVFHKIINMREAFNLEPLMNRYLCVESWPSDSYRIAFTISLLLVQYILPLSCLTISHTSVCRSISSRLPNRDVKVEENEMINLTLQHPKTNKSVVEICSSRRWSYSCIRKHRKRYSKKSASVVPAILRRHQESNTGDIPETSTTERSHTLPSSVHTLPSSVYLPGVPICFEMKPEENSELSNVNSVSKSITRIKKRSRRVFCRLTVLILAFAVSWMPLHLFHLVTDFNANLISNRHFKLVYCICHLIGMVSCCLNPILYGFLNEGIMADLISLIKCFQIS, encoded by the coding sequence ATGGATTTGGACTTGAAAGACTTTATTAATAGAACAGTTACAAAAGAAGAGAACAGCACATTGGATATAGCAACCACTAATTTCCCTGCATGGGAGGATTATAACAGCAGCGTGGATGACATACGATACTTTCTAATTGGTCTATACACCTTTGTAAGCCTGCTCGGATTTATGGGGAATCTCCTGATTCTGTTAGCTATTTTTAAAAAGCgtaaacaaaagacaataatCAACTACCTCATTGGAAACCTGGCTTTTTCAGATATTCTGGTTGTACTTTTTTGTTCACCCTTTACATTGACGTGTGTCTTACTTGACCAATGGATCTTTGGTGAAGTCATGTGTCATGTTGTGCCTTTTCTCCAATGTGTTTCAGTTCTTATCTCCACTTTAATGCTCATGTCTATTGCCCTGGTGAGATACCACATGATTAAACACCCGCTCTCCACCAATTTAACTGCCAACCATGGTTACTTTTTGATTGCCACTGTCTGGACTTTAGGCTTCACTATATGTTCCCCCTTACCAGTTTTccacaaaattataaatatgagAGAAGCATTTAACTTAGAGCCCTTGATGAATCGTTACCTGTGTGTTGAGTCTTGGCCCTCTGATTCATACAGAATTGCATTCACCATTTCATTATTGCTGGTGCAGTACATATTGCCACTGTCCTGTTTAACAATAAGTCATACAAGTGTTTGCAGAAGCATAAGTTCAAGACTGCCAAACAGAGATGTCAAAGTTGAAGAAAACGAGATGATCAATCTGACCCTTCAGCATCCTAAAACTAACAAATCTGTTGTGGAAATCTGTAGTAGTCGAAGATGGAGCTACTCTTGTATCCGCAAACACAGAAAGCGATACAGCAAAAAATCAGCCAGTGTTGTCCCTGCAATTCTAAGAAGACACCAAGAGAGTAATACTGGAGACATCCCAGAAACATCAACCACAGAAAGGAGCCATACTTTGCCCTCCAGTGTTCACACTTTACCTTCCAGTGTTTATTTACCTGGAGTGCCCATATGCTTTGAAATGAAGCCAGAAGAGAACTCAGAACTAAGCAACGTGAACTCTGTCTCTAAATCCATAACCCGAATAAAGAAAAGATCTAGGCGTGTTTTCTGCAGGCTGACAGTATTGATCTTGGCTTTTGCTGTCAGTTGGATGCCACTTCACCTCTTTCACCTTGTAACTGATTTTAATGCCAACCTAATTTCCAATCGACATTTCAAATTAGTTTATTGCATCTGTCACTTGATTGGTATGGTCTCCTGTTGTCTAAATCCCATATTGTATGGATTTTTAAATGAAGGCATAATGGCAGATTTGATATCTCTCATCAAGTGTTTCCAGATATCATAG
- the NPY5R gene encoding neuropeptide Y receptor type 5 isoform X1 has translation MSLCFKICQPWIAQQHTCTQSCEMDLDLKDFINRTVTKEENSTLDIATTNFPAWEDYNSSVDDIRYFLIGLYTFVSLLGFMGNLLILLAIFKKRKQKTIINYLIGNLAFSDILVVLFCSPFTLTCVLLDQWIFGEVMCHVVPFLQCVSVLISTLMLMSIALVRYHMIKHPLSTNLTANHGYFLIATVWTLGFTICSPLPVFHKIINMREAFNLEPLMNRYLCVESWPSDSYRIAFTISLLLVQYILPLSCLTISHTSVCRSISSRLPNRDVKVEENEMINLTLQHPKTNKSVVEICSSRRWSYSCIRKHRKRYSKKSASVVPAILRRHQESNTGDIPETSTTERSHTLPSSVHTLPSSVYLPGVPICFEMKPEENSELSNVNSVSKSITRIKKRSRRVFCRLTVLILAFAVSWMPLHLFHLVTDFNANLISNRHFKLVYCICHLIGMVSCCLNPILYGFLNEGIMADLISLIKCFQIS, from the coding sequence AGCTGTGAAATGGATTTGGACTTGAAAGACTTTATTAATAGAACAGTTACAAAAGAAGAGAACAGCACATTGGATATAGCAACCACTAATTTCCCTGCATGGGAGGATTATAACAGCAGCGTGGATGACATACGATACTTTCTAATTGGTCTATACACCTTTGTAAGCCTGCTCGGATTTATGGGGAATCTCCTGATTCTGTTAGCTATTTTTAAAAAGCgtaaacaaaagacaataatCAACTACCTCATTGGAAACCTGGCTTTTTCAGATATTCTGGTTGTACTTTTTTGTTCACCCTTTACATTGACGTGTGTCTTACTTGACCAATGGATCTTTGGTGAAGTCATGTGTCATGTTGTGCCTTTTCTCCAATGTGTTTCAGTTCTTATCTCCACTTTAATGCTCATGTCTATTGCCCTGGTGAGATACCACATGATTAAACACCCGCTCTCCACCAATTTAACTGCCAACCATGGTTACTTTTTGATTGCCACTGTCTGGACTTTAGGCTTCACTATATGTTCCCCCTTACCAGTTTTccacaaaattataaatatgagAGAAGCATTTAACTTAGAGCCCTTGATGAATCGTTACCTGTGTGTTGAGTCTTGGCCCTCTGATTCATACAGAATTGCATTCACCATTTCATTATTGCTGGTGCAGTACATATTGCCACTGTCCTGTTTAACAATAAGTCATACAAGTGTTTGCAGAAGCATAAGTTCAAGACTGCCAAACAGAGATGTCAAAGTTGAAGAAAACGAGATGATCAATCTGACCCTTCAGCATCCTAAAACTAACAAATCTGTTGTGGAAATCTGTAGTAGTCGAAGATGGAGCTACTCTTGTATCCGCAAACACAGAAAGCGATACAGCAAAAAATCAGCCAGTGTTGTCCCTGCAATTCTAAGAAGACACCAAGAGAGTAATACTGGAGACATCCCAGAAACATCAACCACAGAAAGGAGCCATACTTTGCCCTCCAGTGTTCACACTTTACCTTCCAGTGTTTATTTACCTGGAGTGCCCATATGCTTTGAAATGAAGCCAGAAGAGAACTCAGAACTAAGCAACGTGAACTCTGTCTCTAAATCCATAACCCGAATAAAGAAAAGATCTAGGCGTGTTTTCTGCAGGCTGACAGTATTGATCTTGGCTTTTGCTGTCAGTTGGATGCCACTTCACCTCTTTCACCTTGTAACTGATTTTAATGCCAACCTAATTTCCAATCGACATTTCAAATTAGTTTATTGCATCTGTCACTTGATTGGTATGGTCTCCTGTTGTCTAAATCCCATATTGTATGGATTTTTAAATGAAGGCATAATGGCAGATTTGATATCTCTCATCAAGTGTTTCCAGATATCATAG